Proteins co-encoded in one Medicago truncatula cultivar Jemalong A17 chromosome 8, MtrunA17r5.0-ANR, whole genome shotgun sequence genomic window:
- the LOC25501421 gene encoding protein SKIP34: MCCGQHPSFPSSTTVTDNSSSVLENLRLRLADTEARLAQARAREALLARQLLEMKRFLSVMEILEGYLKRRYRLQQQRVARLLSLPPPSL; this comes from the coding sequence ATGTGTTGCGGTCAACACCCATCGTTTCCATCATCCACCACCGTCACCGACAACTCCTCCTCCGTGCTCGAGAATCTCCGCCTTCGCCTCGCCGACACCGAAGCTCGCCTTGCTCAAGCCAGAGCTCGTGAAGCTCTGCTTGCACGCCAACTCCTTGAGATGAAGCGCTTCTTATCGGTTATGGAAATTCTTGAAGGTTATCTCAAACGCCGTTACCGTCTTCAACAACAACGTGTCGCTCGTCTCCTTTCTCTTCCACCACCTTCCCTATAA
- the LOC25501422 gene encoding LOW QUALITY PROTEIN: caffeic acid 3-O-methyltransferase (The sequence of the model RefSeq protein was modified relative to this genomic sequence to represent the inferred CDS: deleted 1 base in 1 codon; substituted 1 base at 1 genomic stop codon) codes for MANHSNVLDLGHVNGNGERRSEKQELEDEESFSYAIQLGSSMVLPMVLHSASQLGVFDVLQKAGKGAQLSADEIASRISCSNPDAPKMLDRILVLLASHDVLKCLVIQDEQKLGSFHRLYSMTPVARFFAPNSDGVSLGPFLALCQDNVFLASWXSGLKNAIRKGGVPFNIVHGTHAFNYSSLDSRYNQVFNRAMINHTKIVMNKVLESYNGFEGIKRLVDVGGGLGVNINLITSKYSNIQGINFNLPHVIQHAPSYPGVEHVGGDMFESVPKGDAIFMKWILHDWSDEHCLKLLKNCYDAIPNDGKVIVLEAHIPIVPENGYASKSIAQLDVMMMTQCPRGKERTNKQEFIDLATRVGFRGIRYECCVRNLWVMEFFK; via the exons ATGGCAAACCATTCTAATGTGTTAGACTTAGGTCATGTGAATGGAAATGGAGAGAGGAGATCAGAAAAACAAGAattagaagatgaagaaagtttCTCATATGCTATACAGCTTGGTAGCTCTATGGTGCTACCGATGGTACTCCATTCTGCAAGTCAGCTTGGTGTATTTGATGTGTTGCAAAAAGCTGGTAAAGGTGCTCAACTCTCTGCCGATGAGATTGCGTCGCGTATTTCTTGCAGCAATCCTGATGCTCCCAAAATGTTGGATCGCATTCTTGTTCTTCTTGCATCACATGATGTGTTAAAGTGTTTGGTGATTCAAGATGAACAAAAGCTTGGATCATTTCATAGACTTTATAGTATGACTCCTGTTGCTAGGTTTTTTGCTCCTAATTCTGATGGTGTTTCATTAGGACCCTTTTTGGCTTTGTGTCAAGATAATGTTTTCTTAGCTAGCTGGTAA TCCGGGCTTAAGAATGCAATTCGAAAAGGCGGTGTCCCATTCAACATTGTTCATGGCACACATGCCTTTAATTATTCAAGCTTAGATTCAAGGTACAACCAAGTTTTCAATAGAGCTATGATCAATCATACCAAAATAGTGATGAACAAGGTTCTTGAGAGCTACAATGGTTTCGAGGGCATAAAGAGGCTTGTTGATGTTGGAGGTGGTCTTGGGGTTAACATTAACTTGATCACATCAAAATACTCTAATATACAGGGTATCAATTTCAACTTGCCTCATGTCATTCAACATGCCCCCTCATATCCCG GAGTTGAACACGTTGGGGGAGATATGTTTGAAAGTGTGCCTAAAGGAGATGCCATCTTTATGAAG TGGATACTCCATGATTGGAGTGATGAGCATTGCTTAAAGCTTTTGAAGAATTGTTATGATGCTATCCCTAATGATGGAAAGGTGATTGTTTTAGAGGCACATATTCCCATTGTGCCTGAGAATGGTTATGCTTCAAAGTCTATTGCCCAATTAGATGTTATGATGATGACTCAATGCCCAAGAGGAAAAGAGAGAACTAAT AAGCAAGAATTCATTGATTTGGCAACTAGAGTTGGATTTAGAGGCATAAGATATGAATGTTGTGTTCGTAACTTATGGGTTATGGAGTTCTTTAAGTAA
- the LOC25501426 gene encoding anthranilate N-methyltransferase isoform X2, with protein sequence MVELVEAEESFIHATQLIYAIAFPMALQSATELGVFDVLQKAGKDAQLSADEIASRISCSNPDAPKMLDRILALLASHDVLKCLVIQDEQKLGTFHRLYSMTPVARFFAPNSDGVSLGPLLSLIQDNVFLASWSELNNAIREGGVPFNMVHGTHAFHYPSLDSRFNKVFNTAMINHTKIVMNKVLESYNGFEGIKRLVDVGGGLGVNIHLITSKYPNIHGVEHVGGDMFESVPKGDVILMKWILHDWSDEHCLKILKNCYDAIPNDGKVIVLEAHIPIVPENNYASKSTSQLDVLMMTQNPGGKERTKKEFIDLATRVGFRGIRCECCVRNFWVMEFFK encoded by the exons ATGGTAGAGTTGGTTGAGGCTGAAGAAAGTTTCATACATGCTACACAACTTATCTATGCTATTGCGTTTCCAATGGCACTACAATCTGCAACTGAGCTTGGTGTTTTTGATGTTTTGCAAAAAGCTGGAAAAGATGCTCAACTCTCTGCCGATGAGATTGCGTCGCGTATTTCTTGCAGCAATCCTGATGCCCCGAAAATGTTGGATCGCATCCTTGCTCTTCTTGCATCCCATGATGTGTTAAAGTGTTTGGTCATTCAAGATGAACAAAAGCTTGGAACATTTCATAGACTTTATAGTATGACTCCTGTTGCTAGGTTTTTTGCTCCTAATTCTGATGGTGTTTCATTAGGACCATTGTTGTCTTTGATTCAAGATAATGTTTTCTTAGCTAGCTG GTCTGAGCTTAATAATGCAATTCGAGAAGGGGGTGTCCCATTCAACATGGTTCATGGCACACATGCCTTTCATTATCCAAGCTTGGACTCAAGGTTCAACAAAGTTTTCAATACAGCGATGATCAATCATACCAAAATAGTTATGAACAAGGTTCTTGAGAGCTACAATGGTTTCGAGGGCATAAAGAGGCTTGTTGATGTTGGAGGTGGTCTTGGGGTTAACATTCACTTGATCACATCAAAATACCCTAATATACATG GAGTTGAACACGTTGGTGGCGATATGTTTGAAAGTGTGCCTAAAGGAGATGTCATTTTAATGAAG TGGATACTCCATGATTGGAGTGATGAGCATTGCttaaagattttgaagaattgtTATGATGCTATCCCTAATGATGGAAAGGTGATTGTTTTAGAGGCACATATTCCCATTGTGCCTGAGAATAACTATGCTTCAAAGTCTACCTCTCAATTGGATGTTCTGATGATGACTCAAAATCCAGGAGGAAAAGAACGAACTAAGAAAGAGTTCATTGATTTGGCAACTAGAGTTGGATTTAGAGGCATAAGATGTGAATGCTGTGTTCGTAACTTTTGGGTTATGGAGTTCTTTAAGTGA
- the LOC25501426 gene encoding caffeic acid 3-O-methyltransferase isoform X1, with product MVELVEAEESFIHATQLIYAIAFPMALQSATELGVFDVLQKAGKDAQLSADEIASRISCSNPDAPKMLDRILALLASHDVLKCLVIQDEQKLGTFHRLYSMTPVARFFAPNSDGVSLGPLLSLIQDNVFLASWSELNNAIREGGVPFNMVHGTHAFHYPSLDSRFNKVFNTAMINHTKIVMNKVLESYNGFEGIKRLVDVGGGLGVNIHLITSKYPNIHGINFDLPHVIQHVPSYLGVEHVGGDMFESVPKGDVILMKWILHDWSDEHCLKILKNCYDAIPNDGKVIVLEAHIPIVPENNYASKSTSQLDVLMMTQNPGGKERTKKEFIDLATRVGFRGIRCECCVRNFWVMEFFK from the exons ATGGTAGAGTTGGTTGAGGCTGAAGAAAGTTTCATACATGCTACACAACTTATCTATGCTATTGCGTTTCCAATGGCACTACAATCTGCAACTGAGCTTGGTGTTTTTGATGTTTTGCAAAAAGCTGGAAAAGATGCTCAACTCTCTGCCGATGAGATTGCGTCGCGTATTTCTTGCAGCAATCCTGATGCCCCGAAAATGTTGGATCGCATCCTTGCTCTTCTTGCATCCCATGATGTGTTAAAGTGTTTGGTCATTCAAGATGAACAAAAGCTTGGAACATTTCATAGACTTTATAGTATGACTCCTGTTGCTAGGTTTTTTGCTCCTAATTCTGATGGTGTTTCATTAGGACCATTGTTGTCTTTGATTCAAGATAATGTTTTCTTAGCTAGCTG GTCTGAGCTTAATAATGCAATTCGAGAAGGGGGTGTCCCATTCAACATGGTTCATGGCACACATGCCTTTCATTATCCAAGCTTGGACTCAAGGTTCAACAAAGTTTTCAATACAGCGATGATCAATCATACCAAAATAGTTATGAACAAGGTTCTTGAGAGCTACAATGGTTTCGAGGGCATAAAGAGGCTTGTTGATGTTGGAGGTGGTCTTGGGGTTAACATTCACTTGATCACATCAAAATACCCTAATATACATGGTATCAATTTCGACTTGCCTCATGTCATTCAACATGTCCCTTCTTATCTTG GAGTTGAACACGTTGGTGGCGATATGTTTGAAAGTGTGCCTAAAGGAGATGTCATTTTAATGAAG TGGATACTCCATGATTGGAGTGATGAGCATTGCttaaagattttgaagaattgtTATGATGCTATCCCTAATGATGGAAAGGTGATTGTTTTAGAGGCACATATTCCCATTGTGCCTGAGAATAACTATGCTTCAAAGTCTACCTCTCAATTGGATGTTCTGATGATGACTCAAAATCCAGGAGGAAAAGAACGAACTAAGAAAGAGTTCATTGATTTGGCAACTAGAGTTGGATTTAGAGGCATAAGATGTGAATGCTGTGTTCGTAACTTTTGGGTTATGGAGTTCTTTAAGTGA